From Cyanobacterium stanieri LEGE 03274, a single genomic window includes:
- a CDS encoding TldD/PmbA family protein, whose protein sequence is MSKVQTIALNTKEKAEKLNIKKYDIYGLTVEQTSVQVFQGEPKQVKASQKSSVIVRVWNDNNQIGVTSTTDVDAKGIEAALKTAYEASNFGVKENIPDFSEKAKSPLPQVKVELGTQTPPAELIEKLLKVESDLLNAHSAIASVPYNGISEQEIERFYLNSEGALREENRTYATIYLYTTTEQENRKPRSGGAYKIAPSLPKLDIDGCFQETVTKTISHLDYQPIKSGKYTVVFSPEAFLSLLGAFSNLYNAQSILDKQSLSTPESLGEKIASPLLSVSDNALHPGNISGETFDGEGTPTQNLPLIVEGVLTNFLHSSVTAKRMNAQPTGNASIGAKVSISPNFFHVFRGQQPSQTYNLEEAENVILIDDVQALHAGVNSLQGSFSLPFDGWLVNKGEKTSIEAATVAGDFLDLLKSIVFVEEKAETTPSGVCPRIWVDSLSITGQ, encoded by the coding sequence ATGTCAAAAGTACAAACGATCGCCCTTAACACCAAAGAAAAAGCAGAGAAGTTAAATATCAAAAAATATGACATTTATGGCTTGACGGTGGAACAAACCAGCGTACAAGTATTTCAGGGCGAACCAAAACAGGTAAAAGCCTCCCAAAAATCCAGTGTCATTGTGCGAGTTTGGAATGATAATAATCAAATTGGGGTGACATCTACCACCGATGTGGATGCCAAAGGCATTGAAGCCGCCCTCAAAACCGCTTACGAAGCCAGTAATTTTGGCGTAAAGGAAAATATCCCCGATTTTAGCGAAAAAGCCAAATCTCCCTTACCGCAAGTCAAAGTAGAATTAGGCACTCAAACTCCCCCCGCCGAATTAATTGAGAAATTATTAAAAGTAGAAAGTGATTTACTAAACGCCCACAGTGCGATCGCCTCTGTACCCTATAATGGAATCTCAGAACAAGAAATAGAACGATTCTACCTCAATAGCGAAGGTGCTTTACGAGAAGAAAACCGCACCTATGCCACAATCTATTTATACACCACCACCGAACAGGAAAACAGAAAACCCCGTAGCGGAGGCGCTTACAAAATAGCCCCTAGCCTACCCAAACTAGATATTGACGGCTGTTTCCAAGAAACCGTTACCAAAACCATCAGCCACCTAGACTACCAACCCATCAAATCAGGAAAATACACCGTAGTTTTTTCCCCCGAAGCCTTCCTAAGTCTATTAGGAGCATTCAGCAACCTTTACAACGCCCAAAGTATCCTCGATAAACAAAGCCTTTCTACCCCCGAATCCCTCGGAGAAAAAATAGCTTCCCCACTCCTATCCGTATCCGATAACGCCCTACACCCCGGCAATATTAGTGGTGAAACCTTTGACGGCGAAGGCACTCCCACCCAAAACCTTCCTCTTATTGTTGAAGGAGTATTAACCAACTTTCTCCATAGTAGCGTCACCGCCAAAAGAATGAACGCTCAACCCACAGGTAACGCTAGTATTGGAGCAAAAGTCAGCATCAGTCCCAATTTTTTTCATGTTTTTCGAGGGCAACAACCCAGCCAAACCTATAACTTAGAAGAAGCCGAAAACGTAATTTTAATAGATGATGTTCAAGCCCTCCATGCAGGGGTAAACTCATTACAAGGCTCATTTTCATTGCCCTTTGACGGATGGTTAGTTAACAAAGGAGAAAAAACCAGTATAGAAGCCGCTACCGTTGCCGGAGACTTCCTCGATTTATT
- a CDS encoding glycosyltransferase family A protein codes for MLVFIVPLKSAKVSKSWYKVSQLLERTLKSICNQTSSQFKVLVVCHEKPIIQFSNSAVQYIQVTYDIPEHPNKIVKGLTDKGRKVLRGLVEAKKFNPTHIMLVDADDCVSSKLATLVEENPFCNGWYFSNGYKYLEGKPYIYIKRTRFYTLSGTANILKYDILDIPNHPEYNRGYGYYKFYLDHQKIPDKMKAQNFPLKPLPYIGAIYTLGGGENMSGNEDILKFNWLNRRKLTDKIRNEFALFPLKQ; via the coding sequence ATGTTAGTTTTTATTGTTCCTCTTAAGAGCGCGAAAGTATCTAAATCATGGTATAAGGTGAGCCAATTATTAGAAAGAACTTTAAAATCGATTTGTAATCAAACATCTTCTCAATTTAAAGTTTTAGTTGTCTGTCATGAGAAACCAATAATTCAATTTTCTAATTCTGCGGTGCAATATATACAAGTAACTTATGATATTCCTGAACATCCAAATAAAATAGTTAAAGGATTAACAGATAAAGGTAGAAAAGTTTTACGAGGATTGGTCGAAGCTAAAAAATTTAACCCTACCCATATAATGTTAGTTGATGCGGATGATTGTGTAAGTTCAAAATTGGCAACCTTAGTGGAAGAAAATCCTTTTTGCAATGGTTGGTATTTTTCTAATGGCTATAAATATTTAGAAGGAAAACCTTATATATACATAAAAAGAACTAGATTTTATACTCTTTCAGGAACTGCAAATATTCTCAAATATGATATTTTAGATATTCCTAATCACCCTGAATATAATAGGGGATATGGATACTATAAATTTTATCTTGACCATCAAAAAATTCCGGATAAGATGAAGGCTCAAAATTTTCCTTTAAAGCCCCTACCATATATTGGAGCAATCTACACCCTTGGAGGGGGAGAAAATATGTCGGGTAATGAGGATATATTAAAGTTTAATTGGTTAAATAGACGTAAGCTAACTGATAAGATCAGAAATGAGTTTGCTTTATTTCCTTTAAAACAATAA
- a CDS encoding sulfotransferase domain-containing protein: MKKIKILYIAGWGRSGSTLLGRTLGQIKPFFHGGELRTIWKDGLRKNSKCGCGKPLKQCEVWRKIFAEKIGDINSVSDKEMTKLREKVEPKNKELVLSHIFPSQNKNSSEFQRYIQIIHNLYQGIAMVNDAELIVDDSLHPGYASILNFTDNVELYMLHLVRDPRGCAYSWLKPSQYLGNYNIVDNALGWNLRNIATELLGSQNKQKYMRVFYEDFIKNPRQTVQKIVDFVGFPDVDLPFVADDEVDLGITHSVFGNPNRMKTGVVKLKLDEQWKTNLSRQDYLKVTGLCLPMMLRYGYPKK; the protein is encoded by the coding sequence ATGAAAAAGATAAAAATTTTATATATAGCTGGATGGGGGCGCAGTGGAAGCACCCTTTTAGGAAGAACATTAGGACAGATAAAACCTTTTTTTCACGGTGGAGAATTAAGAACAATTTGGAAGGATGGGTTACGAAAAAACAGTAAGTGTGGTTGTGGAAAACCTTTAAAACAATGTGAAGTATGGAGAAAAATTTTTGCCGAAAAAATAGGCGATATTAACTCGGTTAGTGATAAAGAAATGACTAAATTAAGAGAAAAAGTTGAGCCAAAAAATAAAGAATTAGTTTTATCTCATATTTTTCCTTCACAGAATAAAAATTCATCAGAGTTTCAACGGTACATACAAATTATTCACAATTTATATCAAGGCATTGCAATGGTAAATGATGCCGAATTGATTGTAGATGATTCATTGCATCCTGGTTATGCTTCGATATTAAATTTTACAGATAATGTTGAACTATATATGTTACACTTAGTTCGAGATCCTCGTGGTTGCGCTTATTCTTGGTTAAAACCATCACAGTATCTGGGAAATTACAACATTGTTGATAATGCTTTGGGTTGGAATTTAAGAAATATTGCTACGGAATTATTAGGTAGTCAAAATAAACAAAAATATATGCGGGTTTTTTATGAAGATTTTATTAAAAATCCTCGGCAAACAGTGCAAAAAATAGTGGATTTTGTGGGTTTTCCTGATGTGGATTTACCTTTTGTGGCTGATGATGAGGTAGATTTAGGTATTACCCATAGTGTGTTTGGTAATCCGAATCGTATGAAAACAGGGGTTGTCAAGTTAAAGTTGGATGAACAGTGGAAAACGAATTTATCTCGGCAAGATTATTTGAAGGTTACGGGGTTATGTCTTCCTATGATGTTGAGATATGGTTATCCAAAGAAATAA